A window of Clavibacter michiganensis contains these coding sequences:
- a CDS encoding glycosyltransferase family 9 protein — MQIPGVPDAHIDDARPATPGSADAATGEPGPAEILVLRAIKLGDILVAVPALRAIRRAHPDARISLATTGWLAPVVRLLGMVDEHLPQQGFDHPIAREPGTVDLAINLHGAGVESRTLLHELRAHRTLGHAAPELDGMPAADGPAWEDHVLERHRWARLVSWHGMPADPEDVGILVPAEPPVAEHAVVIHVGAAYGSRQWPVDRFAEVARALADEGRTVVFTGSDKERERALEVAALADMPTETVLAGELALDAFAGIIAAADLVISADTGAAHLATAYGIPSVVIFGPAPPEEWGPPASGPHIVLTDATQRLGDTFSAIPDPALLAIASAHVLEAARSLDGHRVIRPLTGEPRD, encoded by the coding sequence ATGCAGATCCCCGGCGTTCCCGACGCCCACATCGACGACGCCCGCCCCGCGACCCCCGGATCCGCGGACGCCGCGACGGGGGAGCCCGGCCCCGCCGAGATCCTCGTCCTCCGCGCCATCAAGCTCGGCGACATCCTCGTGGCCGTCCCCGCGCTCCGCGCCATCCGCCGCGCGCACCCCGACGCCCGCATCTCGCTCGCCACCACCGGCTGGCTCGCGCCGGTCGTCCGGCTCCTCGGCATGGTCGACGAGCACCTCCCGCAGCAGGGCTTCGACCACCCGATCGCGCGCGAGCCCGGCACGGTCGACCTCGCGATCAACCTGCACGGCGCCGGTGTCGAGAGCCGCACGCTCCTCCACGAGCTGCGCGCGCACCGCACCCTCGGCCACGCCGCCCCCGAGCTCGACGGGATGCCCGCCGCCGACGGCCCCGCCTGGGAGGACCACGTCCTCGAGCGCCACCGCTGGGCTCGGCTCGTCTCCTGGCACGGCATGCCCGCGGATCCCGAGGACGTCGGCATCCTCGTCCCCGCCGAGCCGCCCGTCGCCGAGCACGCCGTCGTGATCCACGTGGGCGCCGCCTACGGTTCCCGCCAGTGGCCCGTCGACCGCTTCGCCGAGGTCGCCCGCGCGCTCGCCGACGAGGGCCGCACGGTCGTCTTCACCGGCTCCGACAAGGAGCGCGAGCGCGCCCTCGAGGTCGCCGCCCTCGCCGACATGCCCACGGAGACGGTGCTCGCGGGCGAGCTGGCCCTCGACGCCTTCGCCGGCATCATCGCTGCCGCCGACCTCGTCATCTCCGCCGACACCGGCGCCGCCCACCTCGCGACCGCCTACGGCATCCCCTCGGTCGTGATCTTCGGCCCGGCCCCGCCCGAGGAGTGGGGCCCGCCCGCGTCCGGCCCGCACATCGTGCTGACCGACGCGACGCAGCGCCTCGGCGACACGTTCTCCGCGATCCCGGACCCGGCTCTCCTCGCGATCGCATCCGCCCACGTCCTCGAGGCGGCCCGCTCCCTCGACGGCCACCGCGTGATCCGCCCCCTCACGGGCGAGCCGCGCGACTGA
- a CDS encoding MarR family winged helix-turn-helix transcriptional regulator, with protein sequence MAHEGATRTDPLALESQLCFAAVLAARSVVALYRPILEPLGLTHPQYLVMLALWERDGRSISDLGGALALEPATITPLLKRLQSAGLLERARSVEDERVVRVTLTDAGRELRRQAEQVPARVAERTGMTAAELGRIRDDLHEFLARIDAAPDPASA encoded by the coding sequence ATGGCACACGAGGGCGCGACGCGCACGGATCCCCTGGCGCTCGAGAGCCAGCTCTGCTTCGCGGCGGTGCTGGCGGCGAGGTCGGTCGTCGCGCTGTACCGGCCGATCCTCGAGCCGCTGGGCCTCACGCATCCGCAGTACCTCGTGATGCTCGCGCTCTGGGAGCGCGACGGCCGCTCGATCTCCGACCTCGGCGGCGCGCTGGCCCTCGAGCCCGCGACCATCACGCCGCTCCTGAAGCGCCTGCAGTCGGCCGGCCTGCTGGAGCGCGCGCGCAGCGTGGAGGACGAGCGCGTCGTGCGCGTCACGCTCACCGACGCGGGCCGCGAGCTCCGCCGCCAGGCCGAGCAGGTGCCCGCCCGTGTGGCCGAGCGCACGGGCATGACTGCCGCGGAGCTCGGCAGGATCCGGGACGACCTGCACGAGTTCCTCGCGCGCATCGACGCGGCGCCGGATCCCGCGAGCGCCTAG
- a CDS encoding TetR/AcrR family transcriptional regulator yields the protein MKPASESTRAYGSRDARRAELLDAAVRVMAVAGVAGASTRAITAEAGLAHGAFHYCFGVREELLGALLRQEVEAVVAQLEAAEDPAGAPLGEVVALTLRAELDRVRREPDRQRVLIDLAATVQRIPALADLPAWEYSRYVEETRRRFTAAGLDDALAGRCAALAVAGMQGIVAAWLARRDAGADAAAERAVDDLSRALALLAEDGGR from the coding sequence ATGAAGCCCGCGTCCGAGAGCACCCGCGCGTACGGATCACGGGACGCCAGGCGGGCCGAGCTGCTCGACGCCGCGGTGCGGGTGATGGCCGTCGCGGGTGTCGCCGGGGCGAGCACGCGGGCGATCACCGCGGAGGCCGGGCTCGCGCACGGCGCCTTCCACTACTGCTTCGGCGTGCGGGAGGAGCTGCTCGGGGCGCTGCTGCGGCAGGAGGTCGAGGCGGTCGTCGCGCAGCTGGAGGCCGCCGAGGATCCCGCGGGCGCGCCGCTCGGCGAGGTCGTCGCCCTGACCCTCCGCGCCGAGCTCGACCGCGTGCGCCGCGAGCCCGACCGCCAGCGCGTGCTCATCGACCTCGCCGCGACCGTGCAGCGGATCCCGGCGCTCGCCGACCTGCCCGCCTGGGAGTACAGCCGCTACGTGGAGGAGACGCGCCGCCGGTTCACCGCGGCCGGCCTCGACGACGCCCTCGCCGGCCGGTGCGCGGCGCTCGCCGTGGCGGGCATGCAGGGGATCGTCGCGGCCTGGCTCGCGCGCCGCGACGCGGGTGCGGATGCGGCGGCCGAGCGGGCGGTCGACGACCTGTCCCGGGCGCTCGCCCTGCTCGCGGAGGACGGCGGGCGCTGA
- a CDS encoding Fic/DOC family protein, whose translation MLTQLEEAATALRTGELADEPIDGVFDYPHMKAIHRHIFQDVYDWAGEERVAPVGSFMTKDGHSYYPAGPTLTEAAEAQYRQLAAKDLLRGLERPDFVHELAEIWGELNVIHSFREGNTRTQFVFFSQLAEQAGYRIESSRFAVGSPLREQFVEARFHSQDTGSNARLEEVLGRAIVPLPRPASPGTARPARPSPSRAVRGAARPGPLAGGRASGRDGGYGR comes from the coding sequence GTGCTCACGCAGCTCGAGGAGGCGGCCACGGCTCTGAGGACGGGTGAGCTGGCCGACGAACCGATCGACGGCGTCTTCGACTACCCCCACATGAAGGCGATCCACCGGCACATCTTCCAGGATGTCTACGACTGGGCCGGTGAGGAGCGCGTGGCTCCCGTCGGCTCCTTCATGACCAAGGACGGGCACTCCTACTACCCGGCCGGTCCGACCCTCACCGAAGCAGCCGAGGCCCAGTACCGGCAGCTCGCCGCCAAGGACCTTCTGCGCGGTCTCGAACGGCCGGACTTCGTCCACGAGCTGGCAGAGATCTGGGGTGAGCTCAACGTGATCCACAGCTTCCGCGAGGGCAACACCCGCACGCAGTTCGTGTTCTTCTCGCAGCTCGCGGAGCAGGCGGGGTACCGGATCGAATCCTCTCGGTTCGCGGTCGGCTCGCCGCTGAGGGAGCAGTTCGTCGAGGCTCGGTTCCACAGCCAGGACACCGGCAGCAATGCGCGCTTGGAGGAGGTGTTGGGGCGAGCGATCGTCCCTCTCCCGCGACCGGCATCGCCCGGGACCGCGCGACCCGCGAGGCCGTCACCGTCGCGAGCGGTCCGCGGCGCCGCGCGACCGGGCCCGCTTGCCGGTGGTCGCGCGAGCGGCCGAGACGGCGGCTACGGGAGGTAG
- a CDS encoding endonuclease/exonuclease/phosphatase family protein — protein sequence MTLSADGTLTDGRALVGPVDAPELHVMTYNIRRLFRRYRPGSPDRWADREPLIAELLQREQPALLGTQEAMPTQGRALSHALGRHYRRIGHGRNADGHGEGCPTFYDTRRLELTSWRQVALSDTPAVAGSRSWGNMVPRIAVVADFTDRATGLPLRHVNTHFDHLSRRSREESARMILGIVAEVQVPTIVAGDTNAGVDTEPHRLLLEHGALVDAWPAARERLTPEWGTWSNYKAPKRTTRRIDWMLVTPDIEVERVGINTTRIGGRAPSDHEALQAVVRC from the coding sequence ATGACCCTCAGCGCCGACGGCACCCTCACGGACGGACGGGCGCTCGTCGGCCCGGTCGACGCCCCCGAGCTGCACGTGATGACGTACAACATCCGGCGCCTGTTCCGCCGCTACCGGCCGGGCAGCCCCGACCGCTGGGCCGACCGCGAGCCGCTCATCGCCGAGCTGCTCCAGCGTGAGCAGCCCGCGCTCCTCGGCACGCAGGAGGCGATGCCCACGCAGGGGCGCGCGCTGTCGCACGCGCTCGGGCGGCACTACCGGCGGATCGGGCACGGCCGCAACGCCGACGGCCACGGCGAGGGCTGCCCCACCTTCTACGACACGCGCCGACTGGAGCTCACGAGCTGGCGCCAGGTCGCGCTGTCGGACACGCCCGCGGTCGCCGGATCCCGCAGCTGGGGCAACATGGTGCCGCGGATCGCGGTGGTCGCCGACTTCACGGATCGCGCGACCGGCCTGCCGCTGCGCCACGTGAACACGCACTTCGACCACCTCTCGCGGCGCTCGCGCGAGGAGTCGGCGCGCATGATCCTCGGGATCGTCGCCGAGGTGCAGGTGCCCACGATCGTCGCGGGCGACACCAACGCGGGCGTCGACACGGAGCCGCACCGGCTGCTCCTCGAGCACGGCGCGCTCGTGGACGCGTGGCCCGCCGCCCGCGAGCGCCTCACGCCCGAGTGGGGCACGTGGTCGAACTACAAGGCGCCGAAGCGCACGACCCGCCGCATCGACTGGATGCTCGTGACGCCCGACATCGAGGTGGAGCGGGTCGGCATCAACACCACGCGCATCGGCGGGCGCGCGCCGAGCGACCACGAGGCGCTGCAGGCGGTGGTGCGGTGCTGA
- a CDS encoding type II toxin-antitoxin system ParD family antitoxin: protein MASGRYRSASEVVHAGLRRMEDQESQLAGEASGEAASFDLDAFIADKRT, encoded by the coding sequence GTGGCATCCGGGCGCTATCGGTCCGCGAGCGAGGTCGTCCACGCCGGGCTCCGCCGCATGGAGGACCAGGAATCGCAGCTCGCCGGTGAGGCGAGCGGCGAAGCCGCATCGTTCGACCTCGACGCGTTCATCGCGGACAAGCGCACGTGA
- a CDS encoding antitoxin VbhA family protein, which yields MPHASPASDAASAEDARVADRLAFADAALALAGHEVSDPALRAILERAARHEITGDEAVAEIRRHIQG from the coding sequence ATGCCCCACGCATCTCCCGCCTCAGACGCTGCCTCAGCCGAAGACGCACGGGTAGCCGACCGCCTCGCGTTCGCGGATGCAGCTCTGGCCCTGGCCGGACACGAGGTGTCGGATCCTGCACTGAGAGCCATCCTCGAGCGAGCCGCACGACACGAGATCACCGGTGACGAGGCAGTCGCGGAGATCCGCCGGCACATCCAGGGCTGA
- a CDS encoding DUF1266 domain-containing protein, which yields MTLQNHPGEVEFPARARVRYARMLDAQRLRPGGGKGTRALLVTALALPFGAAGVALGIVVATSGEPEGGPAMPIVLFALGMGVGLLVASVVFQQIDARAPRRDQLAYVAEARIRPLLLEEQQLLALDAVSDFSFGGWNSSLAFQPTWAEMPAELRTKHADGATGHEWVGLPMTTLAQHRAALDTQFRIASRDDIELFVADALAQGPQSARFAELAASEEAERMVSRMAALTGRSEFEIIDLTRPHDGRPPVLLLAGDSERTIGAIRYAYMAGYLPADDAWALIRQIGARVFATYDGWDAYWADAALALAFRTDSLDAVMSQRRVRDALVASAWPAATVPWPGASARS from the coding sequence GTGACGCTGCAGAACCACCCCGGCGAGGTCGAGTTCCCCGCGCGCGCCCGTGTGCGCTACGCCCGCATGCTCGACGCGCAGCGGTTGCGGCCCGGCGGCGGCAAGGGGACGCGCGCGCTGCTCGTCACCGCCCTGGCGCTGCCCTTCGGAGCGGCCGGCGTGGCGCTCGGGATCGTCGTGGCGACGTCCGGCGAGCCGGAGGGCGGCCCGGCCATGCCCATCGTGCTGTTCGCGCTCGGGATGGGCGTGGGCCTGCTCGTCGCGTCGGTCGTCTTCCAGCAGATCGACGCGCGGGCGCCTCGACGCGACCAGCTCGCGTACGTGGCCGAGGCGCGGATCCGGCCGCTGCTGCTCGAGGAGCAGCAGCTGCTCGCGCTCGACGCCGTGAGCGACTTCTCGTTCGGCGGCTGGAACTCGTCGCTCGCGTTCCAGCCGACGTGGGCCGAGATGCCCGCGGAGCTGCGCACGAAGCACGCCGACGGCGCGACCGGGCACGAGTGGGTCGGCCTTCCGATGACGACCCTCGCGCAGCACCGCGCCGCCCTCGACACGCAGTTCCGCATCGCGTCGCGCGACGACATCGAGCTGTTCGTGGCGGATGCGCTGGCGCAGGGGCCGCAGTCGGCGCGCTTCGCGGAGCTGGCCGCGTCCGAGGAGGCGGAGCGCATGGTGTCGCGGATGGCCGCGCTCACCGGCCGGAGCGAGTTCGAGATCATCGACCTGACCCGCCCGCACGACGGCCGGCCTCCCGTGCTGCTGCTCGCGGGCGACAGCGAGCGCACGATCGGCGCGATCCGCTACGCCTACATGGCCGGGTACCTGCCCGCGGACGACGCGTGGGCGCTGATCCGGCAGATCGGTGCGCGGGTCTTCGCGACCTACGACGGCTGGGACGCGTACTGGGCGGACGCCGCGCTCGCGCTCGCCTTCCGGACCGACAGCCTCGACGCGGTGATGTCGCAGCGGCGGGTGCGGGATGCGCTCGTCGCGTCCGCATGGCCGGCGGCGACGGTGCCGTGGCCGGGGGCTTCGGCTCGGAGCTGA
- a CDS encoding S66 family peptidase, with translation MIPSTSSRFRKSVPKAKAGDRVAVLSPAFAAPGMAPEVHEQAMRRLREATGLIPVEYPTTRRLGASVRDRTADITAAFADDSIRAIVSTIGGDDQVTVIPHVDIEELARNPKPFLGYSDNTNLHNLLAGLGIPSFYGGSTQVHLGAGPGIDDVHLRSLRAALIEGGELEITEPGESEDFGIDWTDPRALTEFGERHATEPWKWAGPARTVEGPTWGGCIEVIDQIAMAGRMPETAKIEGGILLLETSEEVPSADSVKRWVRGLGERGILDVVAGVLVARPPTIVMGAPVPSPEERARLRAEQRDTVIEQVARYNPRAVVCVGVPFGHTRPQWILPHGGTVRLDGAARRVFADYS, from the coding sequence ATGATCCCCTCCACCTCGTCCCGGTTCCGCAAGTCCGTGCCCAAGGCGAAGGCGGGAGATCGGGTGGCGGTGCTGAGCCCCGCGTTCGCCGCGCCCGGCATGGCGCCCGAGGTGCACGAGCAGGCGATGCGGCGGCTGCGGGAGGCGACCGGGCTGATCCCCGTCGAGTACCCGACCACCCGGCGTCTCGGCGCCAGCGTCCGCGATCGCACCGCCGACATCACGGCCGCGTTCGCCGACGACTCCATCCGCGCGATCGTCTCGACCATCGGCGGGGACGACCAGGTCACGGTGATCCCGCACGTCGACATCGAGGAGCTGGCCCGGAACCCGAAGCCGTTCCTCGGCTACAGCGACAACACGAACCTGCACAACCTGCTCGCGGGGCTCGGCATCCCGAGCTTCTACGGCGGATCCACCCAGGTGCACCTCGGCGCCGGACCCGGAATCGACGACGTGCACCTGCGCTCGCTGCGGGCGGCGCTCATCGAGGGCGGGGAGCTGGAGATCACCGAGCCCGGCGAGTCGGAGGACTTCGGGATCGACTGGACGGATCCTCGCGCGCTCACCGAGTTCGGCGAGCGCCACGCGACCGAACCGTGGAAGTGGGCCGGCCCGGCGCGCACGGTGGAGGGGCCGACGTGGGGCGGCTGCATCGAGGTGATCGACCAGATCGCGATGGCCGGGCGCATGCCCGAGACCGCGAAGATCGAGGGCGGGATCCTGCTGCTCGAGACCAGCGAGGAGGTGCCGTCGGCCGACAGCGTGAAGCGGTGGGTGCGGGGGCTCGGCGAGCGCGGGATCCTCGACGTCGTCGCGGGCGTGCTCGTCGCCCGGCCGCCGACCATCGTCATGGGCGCGCCCGTGCCGTCGCCCGAGGAGCGCGCGCGGCTGCGGGCGGAGCAGCGCGACACCGTCATCGAGCAGGTGGCCCGCTACAACCCGCGCGCTGTCGTCTGCGTGGGCGTGCCGTTCGGCCACACGCGGCCGCAGTGGATCCTGCCCCACGGCGGCACGGTGCGGCTCGACGGCGCCGCGAGGAGGGTGTTCGCGGACTACAGCTGA
- a CDS encoding GNAT family N-acetyltransferase, which produces MSTDRRTAPAIRTARAADLDDVTRVLAEAFAEDPVLAGFVPAGPRKRERLALLFAALLRSGPLPDGTVDVAVDARGGILGAAVWEAPGGIPAHRTLRQAPTFLRALGVAGALRAATRLRTLDRARPGLPHWRLAEVGVGAAARGLGVGSALLAHGLARVDAEGSAAYLESSTERNRALYLRNGFAELGELAGLAGARPVAMWRSARVESPVR; this is translated from the coding sequence ATGAGCACCGACCGCCGCACCGCCCCCGCCATCCGCACGGCCCGCGCCGCCGACCTCGACGACGTCACGCGCGTCCTCGCGGAGGCCTTCGCCGAGGATCCCGTGCTGGCCGGCTTCGTCCCCGCCGGCCCCCGGAAGCGCGAGCGCCTGGCCCTGCTCTTCGCCGCGCTCCTTCGCAGCGGCCCGCTCCCTGACGGGACGGTCGACGTCGCGGTCGACGCGCGCGGCGGGATCCTCGGCGCGGCCGTCTGGGAGGCCCCCGGCGGCATCCCCGCGCACCGGACCCTCCGTCAGGCGCCGACGTTCCTGCGCGCCCTCGGCGTCGCGGGCGCCCTCCGCGCGGCCACGCGCCTCCGCACCCTCGACCGCGCGCGACCGGGCCTCCCGCACTGGCGCCTCGCCGAGGTCGGCGTGGGCGCGGCGGCGCGAGGCCTCGGCGTCGGATCCGCGCTCCTCGCCCACGGCCTCGCCCGGGTCGACGCCGAGGGATCCGCGGCCTACCTCGAGTCGTCGACCGAGCGGAACCGCGCGCTCTACCTCCGCAACGGCTTCGCCGAGCTGGGCGAGCTGGCGGGCCTGGCCGGGGCGCGCCCGGTGGCGATGTGGCGGTCGGCGCGGGTGGAGTCGCCGGTTCGCTGA
- a CDS encoding DedA family protein, translating to MSAIQAVTPGEIHPSEGYDGFVGWVLSLIETLGEVGVGLAVLIETFVPPIPSEAILPVAGFLAYEGRMSAWGAWAAATVGALLGALIWYAIGAALGRDRTRRLVGRIPLLDHADFDKAEAFFQRWGGTAVLLGRCVPLVRSFISIPAGIERMPIGRFSLYTVIGSGAWNAIWVGLGFAFGPAIRPVLEEWSGLISYAAIGVIALLVVWFVVSRLIRRVRAA from the coding sequence ATGAGCGCCATCCAGGCAGTGACCCCCGGCGAGATCCATCCGAGCGAGGGGTACGACGGCTTCGTCGGCTGGGTCCTCTCGCTCATCGAGACGCTGGGGGAGGTGGGCGTGGGCCTCGCGGTGCTCATCGAGACGTTCGTGCCGCCGATCCCCTCCGAGGCGATCCTCCCCGTCGCCGGCTTCCTCGCGTACGAGGGCCGGATGAGCGCGTGGGGCGCGTGGGCCGCGGCCACCGTCGGCGCGCTCCTCGGCGCGCTCATCTGGTACGCGATCGGCGCCGCGCTCGGCCGGGATCGCACCCGCCGCCTCGTCGGCCGGATCCCGCTGCTCGACCACGCGGACTTCGACAAGGCGGAGGCGTTCTTCCAGCGCTGGGGCGGCACCGCCGTGCTCCTCGGCCGGTGCGTGCCGCTCGTGCGCTCCTTCATCTCCATCCCGGCGGGCATCGAGCGCATGCCGATCGGGCGGTTCTCCCTCTACACGGTCATCGGATCCGGCGCCTGGAACGCCATCTGGGTGGGCCTCGGCTTCGCGTTCGGCCCGGCGATCCGCCCGGTGCTCGAGGAGTGGAGCGGCCTGATCTCGTACGCGGCCATCGGCGTCATCGCGCTGCTCGTCGTGTGGTTCGTGGTGTCGCGGCTGATCCGGCGGGTGCGAGCGGCCTGA
- a CDS encoding glycosyltransferase family 9 protein gives MHDPAPRRVLVVRLDSVGDVLISGPAVRAVAADPRVEVHLLCGPRGASAGRLLPGVHAVHVWDAPWISSPAPAADAASVDALHAILAEVDADEAVILTSFHQSPLPLALLLRLAGVGRITGASVDYAGSLLDVRLKPGEDLDEDQPEPERALAIAAAAGHALPADDDGRLAVLDASLPADVAALLPDGPFALVHPGAAVGARSYPADQHRDAVALLVERGIPVVVTGGPDERGLTAHVAGSAALDLGGRTDLAGLGALMRRAAVLVSGNTGPAHLAAAVGLPVVSLFSPVVPPIRWAPYRVPVILLGDQDAACKLSRARDCPIPGHPCLAGVSPAEVADAVERLMATSRTEVPA, from the coding sequence ATCCACGACCCCGCGCCCCGCCGCGTGCTCGTCGTGCGGCTCGACTCCGTGGGCGACGTGCTCATCTCCGGGCCCGCGGTGCGCGCCGTCGCCGCCGACCCGCGCGTCGAGGTGCACCTGCTCTGCGGTCCGCGCGGCGCGTCGGCCGGCCGGCTGCTGCCCGGCGTCCACGCGGTGCACGTGTGGGACGCGCCCTGGATCTCCTCCCCCGCGCCCGCCGCAGATGCCGCGTCGGTCGACGCGCTGCACGCGATCCTCGCCGAGGTCGACGCGGACGAGGCCGTCATCCTCACCTCCTTCCACCAGTCGCCCCTGCCGCTCGCGCTGCTGCTGCGGCTCGCGGGCGTCGGCCGGATCACGGGCGCCAGCGTCGACTACGCCGGCTCCCTCCTCGACGTGCGCCTCAAGCCCGGCGAGGACCTCGACGAGGACCAGCCCGAGCCCGAGCGCGCCCTCGCGATCGCCGCCGCGGCCGGGCACGCGCTGCCCGCCGACGACGACGGGCGCCTCGCCGTCCTCGACGCGTCGCTGCCCGCCGACGTCGCGGCGCTCCTCCCCGACGGCCCGTTCGCGCTCGTGCACCCGGGCGCCGCCGTGGGCGCGCGCTCGTATCCCGCCGACCAGCACCGTGACGCCGTGGCGCTCCTCGTGGAGCGCGGGATCCCCGTGGTCGTCACCGGCGGCCCCGACGAGCGGGGCCTCACGGCGCACGTCGCCGGATCCGCCGCCCTCGACCTCGGCGGCCGCACCGACCTCGCCGGGCTGGGCGCGCTCATGCGCCGCGCGGCCGTGCTCGTGAGCGGCAACACCGGCCCGGCGCACCTCGCCGCGGCGGTGGGCCTCCCCGTCGTCAGCCTGTTCTCGCCCGTCGTGCCGCCGATCCGCTGGGCGCCGTACCGCGTGCCCGTGATCCTGCTCGGCGACCAGGACGCGGCCTGCAAGCTGAGCCGCGCGCGCGACTGCCCGATCCCCGGCCACCCGTGCCTCGCCGGCGTCTCGCCCGCCGAGGTCGCCGACGCGGTCGAGCGGCTCATGGCGACGAGCCGCACGGAGGTGCCCGCATGA
- the bla gene encoding class A beta-lactamase gives MIHPARSARLALAAALATTLLAGCATPAAEAPTAPPASAAAAPSASAAPAVDQAAADAAFTALEGRFGARLGVHAVDTGTGAEVSWRADERFAYASTIKAPLAAALLDRVGIAGMDRAVPIEAADILSYAPVTETRVGGTMTLRELAEAAMTRSDNTAANLLLEALGGPAELDAALTALGDDTTVVSRTEPDLNEATPGDDRDTTTPRAAAALLRAHALGDPGAIADPLDADERALFTGWLKATHTGATLVRAELPADWTVGDKSGLGEYASRGDVAVIWRADAAPIVIAVHSAKDQQDADADDALISGAAKAAAQALGALG, from the coding sequence GTGATCCACCCCGCCCGCTCCGCCCGCCTCGCGCTCGCCGCGGCCCTCGCCACGACCCTCCTCGCCGGATGCGCGACCCCCGCCGCCGAGGCGCCGACGGCCCCGCCCGCGTCCGCGGCCGCCGCGCCGTCCGCATCCGCCGCCCCCGCGGTCGACCAGGCGGCCGCCGACGCCGCGTTCACCGCGCTCGAGGGGCGCTTCGGCGCGCGCCTCGGCGTGCACGCGGTCGACACCGGCACGGGCGCCGAGGTCTCCTGGCGCGCGGACGAGCGGTTCGCGTACGCGTCCACCATCAAGGCCCCGCTCGCGGCCGCGCTGCTCGACCGCGTCGGCATCGCCGGGATGGATCGCGCGGTGCCGATCGAGGCGGCCGACATCCTCTCCTACGCGCCCGTCACCGAGACGCGCGTCGGCGGCACGATGACCCTCCGCGAGCTGGCCGAGGCCGCCATGACCCGCAGCGACAACACCGCCGCGAACCTCCTGCTCGAGGCGCTCGGCGGTCCGGCCGAGCTGGACGCGGCGCTCACCGCCCTCGGTGACGACACCACTGTCGTCTCCCGCACCGAGCCCGACCTCAACGAGGCCACCCCCGGCGACGACCGCGACACGACGACCCCGCGCGCCGCCGCCGCCCTCCTCCGGGCGCACGCGCTGGGCGATCCGGGCGCGATCGCGGATCCCCTCGACGCCGACGAGCGCGCCCTCTTCACCGGCTGGCTGAAGGCCACGCATACGGGCGCGACGCTCGTGCGCGCCGAGCTCCCCGCCGACTGGACGGTCGGCGACAAGTCCGGTCTCGGCGAGTACGCGAGCCGAGGCGACGTCGCGGTGATCTGGCGGGCCGACGCCGCGCCGATCGTGATCGCCGTGCACTCCGCGAAGGACCAGCAGGACGCGGACGCCGACGACGCCCTCATCTCGGGCGCAGCGAAGGCCGCGGCGCAGGCGCTCGGCGCGCTCGGCTGA